The following coding sequences are from one Neovison vison isolate M4711 chromosome X, ASM_NN_V1, whole genome shotgun sequence window:
- the DIPK2B gene encoding divergent protein kinase domain 2B, whose product MEPQLGPQAVGLCPGRLVLLLWVSALSCSLSSLASPSPSLVPRSRTSYSFGRTFLGLDKCNACIGTSICKKFFKEEIRFDSWLASPLGLPPDYLPSYPANYSDDSKTWRPVEVSRLASKQQSDISDRRICASAAAPETCSIERILRKTRRFQKWLQAKRLTPDLVQGLPSPFLRCPSQRLLDRVVRRYAEVADAGSIFMDHFTDRDKLRLLYTLAVNAHPILLQIFPGAEGWPLPKYLGSCGRFAVSTSTSPLRDFYGAAPEQVADLAFQLLAVLESLRSNDLNYFLYFTHVDAGTFGIFNNGHLFIRDASALGVIDKQEGSPAATGAVGESRDIFSCLLSGCQVKLPSCYTIPEKQSLVLVCRQLLPPLLQGKFPSPVQEEIDTALSQCGEDSLPDPEVLGAASRLKDILRPLRTCDPRFAYRYPDCKYNDKF is encoded by the exons ATGGAGCCCCAGCTGGGGCCCCAGGCTGTCGGCCTCTGCCCAGGCCGCCTGGTGCTACTGCTGTGGGTCTCAGCCCTGAGCTGTTCTCTTTCCtcgctggcttctccctctccttctctggtGCCCCGAAGCAGAACCAGCTACAGTTTTGGAAGGACTTTCCTCGGTCTTGATAAATGCAATGCCTGCATCGGGACATCAATTTGCAAGAagttctttaaagaagaaataag GTTTGACAGCTGGCTGGCCTCCCCCCTTGGACTGCCTCCTGACTACCTGCCTTCTTACCCTGCAAATTACTCGGATGATTCCAAAACCTGGCGCCCCGTGGAGGTCTCCAGGCTGGCCAGCAAACAGCAGAGTGACATCTCGGACAGGAGAATCTGTGCCTCTGCGGCAGCCCCAGAAACCTGCAGCATCGAGCGCATCCTGCGGAAAACCAGGAGGTTCCAGAAATGGCTGCAGGCCAAGCGTCTCACACCGGATCTGGTGCAG GGCCTGCCCAGCCCCTTCCTGCGCTGCCCGTCGCAGCGACTCCTGGACCGCGTGGTCCGGCGCTACGCCGAGGTGGCCGACGCTGGCAGCATCTTCATGGACCACTTCACTGACCGCGACAAGCTGCGTCTGCTCTATACCCTCGCTGTCAATGCTCATCCCATCCTCCTGCAG ATCTTCCCGGGCGCTGAGGGCTGGCCGCTTCCCAAGTACCTGGGCTCCTGCGGCCGATTCGCGGTCAGCACCAGCACCAGCCCGCTGCGCGACTTCTACGGCGCCGCCCCGGAACAGGTGGCCGACCTGGCCTTCCAGCTCCTCGCCGTCCTGGAGTCCCTGAGGAGCAACGACCTGAACTACTTCTTGTACTTCACCCACGTCGACGCGGGCACGTTTGGCATCTTTAACAACGGGCATCTGTTCATCCGGGATGCCAGCGCCTTGGGCGTCATCGACAAGCAGGAAG GCAGCCCGGCAGCCACTGGGGCGGTAGGAGAGAGTAGAGACATCTTTAGCTGCCTGCTTTCCGGCTGCCAGGTTAAGCTGCCCTCCTGCTACACCATCCCAGAGAAGCAGAGCCTGGTGCTTGTGTGTCGGCAGCTACTACCTCCGCTCCTCCAGGGGAAGTTCCCCTCCCCAGTGCAAGAGGAGATAGACACCGCACTCAGCCAGTGTGGGGAGGACTCCCTCCCGGACCCTGAAGTCCTTGGGGCCGCCAGCcggctgaaggacatcttgaggCCCCTGAGAACCTGTGACCCCAGATTTGCCTACCGTTACCCAGACTGCAAATATAACGATAAGTTCTGA